In Hymenobacter sublimis, a single genomic region encodes these proteins:
- a CDS encoding hotdog fold thioesterase, which produces MKQPETTASTTAEAVQERMLRHDAFSQLLGLAVEQVGPGYCRLHFTVRPDMLNGFAVLHGGVTFAAADAAFACNSHGRQSVGLTVTIDYLEAGKLGDVITVDAREESLKHKVGVYQVRATNQHGVVLALFKGTAYRTSTEIL; this is translated from the coding sequence ATGAAGCAGCCGGAAACCACCGCTAGTACTACCGCCGAAGCCGTGCAGGAACGGATGCTCCGGCACGACGCGTTCAGCCAGCTGCTGGGACTGGCGGTAGAACAAGTTGGGCCCGGCTACTGCCGCCTGCACTTCACGGTGCGCCCCGACATGCTCAACGGCTTTGCGGTCTTGCACGGGGGCGTCACCTTCGCGGCCGCCGATGCGGCCTTCGCCTGCAACAGCCACGGCCGCCAGAGCGTGGGCCTCACCGTCACGATTGACTACCTGGAGGCCGGCAAACTCGGCGACGTGATTACCGTGGATGCCCGCGAGGAAAGTCTCAAGCACAAAGTAGGCGTGTACCAAGTCCGCGCCACTAACCAGCACGGCGTGGTCCTGGCCCTGTTCAAAGGCACGGCCTACCGCACCAGCACGGAAATATTGTGA
- the paaB gene encoding 1,2-phenylacetyl-CoA epoxidase subunit PaaB encodes MSQKEWPLWEVFIRSKQGLDHKHVGSLHAADAEMAIQNARDVYTRRLEGVSIWVVESQHVHASNPDDSAAFYEPANDKIYRHPTFYQVPDSIKHM; translated from the coding sequence ATGTCCCAAAAAGAATGGCCGCTGTGGGAAGTTTTCATCCGCAGCAAGCAGGGCCTCGACCATAAGCACGTGGGTAGTCTCCACGCCGCCGACGCCGAAATGGCCATCCAAAACGCCCGCGACGTGTACACGCGCCGGCTCGAAGGCGTCAGCATCTGGGTGGTGGAGAGCCAGCACGTGCACGCCTCCAACCCCGACGATTCGGCCGCTTTCTACGAGCCGGCCAACGACAAAATCTACCGCCATCCGACCTTCTACCAGGTGCCGGATTCCATCAAGCACATGTAA
- the paaA gene encoding 1,2-phenylacetyl-CoA epoxidase subunit PaaA gives METLELTQEEQFQARIDADVRIEPKDWMPDAYRKTLIRQISQHAHSELVGMLPEGNWITRAPSLKRKSILLAKVQDEAGHGLYLYSAAETLGASRDQMLADLHSGKAKYSSIFNYPTLSWADMGCVGWLVDGAAILNQVPLCRTSYGPYARAMVRVCKEESFHQRQGFEIMQTLCEGSPEQKAMAQEGLNRWWWPTLMMFGPKDSESPNTAQSMNWRIKRFTNDELRQKFVDMMVPQAEFLGLTVPDPNLKWNEAKQGYDFGDVDWEEFWNVVKGNGLCNQERLQARVQAHEEGAWVREAALAHAEKRKQREAATAVAA, from the coding sequence ATGGAAACGCTAGAACTCACCCAGGAAGAACAGTTTCAGGCCCGCATTGACGCGGATGTGCGTATTGAGCCCAAGGATTGGATGCCCGATGCCTACCGCAAAACCCTGATCCGGCAGATTTCCCAGCACGCGCACTCCGAGCTGGTGGGCATGCTGCCGGAAGGCAACTGGATTACGCGGGCTCCTTCACTTAAGCGCAAGTCCATTCTGCTGGCCAAGGTGCAGGACGAAGCCGGCCACGGCCTCTACCTCTACTCCGCCGCCGAAACCCTGGGTGCTTCCCGCGACCAAATGCTGGCCGACCTGCACTCCGGCAAAGCCAAGTATTCGAGCATTTTCAACTACCCTACCCTCAGCTGGGCCGACATGGGCTGCGTGGGCTGGCTCGTAGATGGGGCCGCCATCCTGAACCAGGTGCCGCTCTGCCGCACCTCTTACGGTCCATACGCCCGCGCCATGGTGCGCGTGTGCAAGGAGGAAAGCTTCCACCAGCGCCAGGGCTTTGAAATCATGCAGACCCTGTGCGAAGGCTCGCCGGAGCAGAAGGCCATGGCTCAGGAAGGCCTCAACCGCTGGTGGTGGCCCACGCTGATGATGTTCGGCCCCAAGGATTCGGAGTCGCCGAACACGGCCCAGTCGATGAACTGGCGCATTAAGCGCTTCACCAACGACGAGCTGCGCCAGAAGTTCGTGGACATGATGGTGCCCCAGGCCGAGTTTCTGGGCCTCACGGTGCCCGACCCCAACCTGAAGTGGAACGAGGCCAAGCAGGGCTACGACTTCGGCGACGTGGACTGGGAAGAGTTCTGGAACGTGGTGAAGGGCAACGGCCTGTGCAACCAGGAGCGCCTGCAGGCCCGCGTACAGGCCCACGAGGAAGGCGCCTGGGTGCGGGAAGCCGCCCTGGCCCACGCCGAGAAACGCAAGCAGCGCGAAGCCGCCACCGCCGTAGCCGCCTAA
- a CDS encoding 3-hydroxyacyl-CoA dehydrogenase NAD-binding domain-containing protein produces the protein MIIGIIGSGAMGAGIAQVVATAGHTVRLLDQNTQALQRAGKSIQGGLDKLAEKGKLTIEMAAAIFARLHLTEDIGTFQDCELVLEAVVEDLGVKQQLFKEVELLVSETCILASNTSSLSIASIAAACQRPERFIGIHFFNPAPLMQLVEVIPAVQTRTGLAEQVRDLVRSWGKLPVLTKDTPGFIVNRVARPFYGEAIRILEEGLADMATIDWAMTELGGFRMGPFALMDFIGHDVNYRVTESVFTSFFFDPRYKPSFSQKRLFEAGYYGRKSGRGFYSYAADAVQPEPTRDEALGRQVLNRILAMLINEAADALALNVASKDDLELAMTKGVNYPKGLLAWADELGPATVLATLDGLYEEYHEDRYRASPLLRRMVKAGQTFFQHEAAGNHR, from the coding sequence ATGATTATCGGCATTATCGGGAGTGGGGCCATGGGCGCGGGCATTGCCCAAGTAGTAGCCACCGCGGGCCACACCGTGCGCCTCCTCGACCAGAACACCCAGGCCCTGCAACGCGCCGGCAAATCCATTCAGGGTGGCCTCGACAAGCTGGCGGAAAAGGGCAAGCTGACCATTGAAATGGCGGCGGCCATCTTCGCGCGCCTGCACCTAACGGAAGACATCGGCACTTTTCAGGACTGTGAGTTGGTGCTGGAGGCCGTGGTAGAGGACCTGGGCGTGAAGCAGCAACTGTTCAAGGAAGTGGAATTGCTCGTGTCGGAAACGTGCATTCTGGCCAGCAACACCTCTTCGCTGTCCATTGCCTCCATTGCCGCCGCCTGCCAGAGGCCTGAGCGTTTCATCGGCATTCACTTCTTCAACCCGGCCCCCCTTATGCAGCTGGTGGAAGTAATTCCGGCCGTGCAAACGCGCACCGGGTTGGCCGAACAGGTGCGCGACTTGGTGCGAAGCTGGGGCAAACTGCCGGTACTAACCAAGGATACGCCAGGCTTTATTGTGAACCGCGTGGCGCGACCTTTCTACGGGGAGGCCATCCGAATTCTGGAAGAAGGCCTGGCCGATATGGCGACCATCGATTGGGCCATGACCGAGCTGGGCGGCTTCCGCATGGGCCCGTTTGCCCTCATGGACTTTATCGGCCACGACGTGAACTACCGCGTCACGGAGTCGGTGTTCACGTCCTTTTTCTTCGATCCGCGCTACAAACCTTCTTTTTCCCAGAAGCGCTTGTTCGAGGCCGGTTACTACGGCCGGAAGTCGGGCCGGGGTTTCTACAGCTACGCGGCCGATGCCGTGCAGCCGGAACCCACCCGCGACGAAGCGCTGGGCCGCCAGGTACTTAACCGCATTCTGGCCATGCTCATCAATGAAGCAGCGGATGCGCTGGCCCTGAACGTGGCCTCGAAGGACGACCTGGAACTGGCCATGACCAAGGGCGTGAACTACCCCAAAGGTCTGCTAGCCTGGGCCGATGAACTCGGCCCCGCTACCGTGCTGGCTACCCTCGATGGCCTGTATGAGGAGTACCACGAGGACCGTTACCGGGCCAGTCCGCTCCTGCGCCGCATGGTAAAGGCTGGCCAAACCTTCTTTCAGCATGAAGCAGCCGGAAACCACCGCTAG
- the paaD gene encoding 1,2-phenylacetyl-CoA epoxidase subunit PaaD, with protein MPTEEHIWQLLEDVSDPEVPVLSILDLGIVRAVRMENEEVHVTITPTYSGCPAMNTIATEIRLRLLAEGITKLHIHNQLSPAWTTDWMSAAGRHKLEEYGIAPPVDGTATGHMLNLFGADTAVRCPLCKSERTHLVSQFGSTACKAHYQCDDCLEPFDYFKCHA; from the coding sequence ATGCCCACCGAAGAGCACATCTGGCAGCTGCTGGAAGACGTTTCCGACCCGGAAGTGCCCGTGCTCAGCATCCTGGACTTGGGTATTGTGCGCGCGGTGCGGATGGAAAATGAAGAAGTTCACGTCACCATTACGCCGACCTACTCCGGCTGCCCGGCCATGAACACCATTGCCACTGAAATCCGGCTGCGGCTGCTGGCCGAGGGCATCACCAAGCTGCACATCCACAACCAGCTCAGCCCCGCCTGGACCACCGATTGGATGAGCGCCGCCGGCCGCCACAAGTTAGAAGAATACGGCATTGCTCCGCCCGTAGATGGCACCGCCACTGGCCACATGCTCAACCTGTTCGGGGCCGATACGGCCGTGCGCTGCCCGCTCTGCAAGTCGGAGCGCACCCACTTGGTTAGCCAATTCGGGTCTACCGCCTGCAAAGCCCACTACCAGTGCGACGACTGCCTGGAGCCCTTCGACTACTTCAAATGCCACGCCTAA
- the paaE gene encoding 1,2-phenylacetyl-CoA epoxidase subunit PaaE yields MSRFHKVKIKSIVRETPDCVSVSLDVPADLRETFKFTQGQYLTFRREHNGEELRRSYSICSSPLENEWRVAIKKVPEGRFSSLAVEQLRVGEELEVMPPMGHFYTEVHPEQQKLYVLFAAGSGITPVMSIIKTVLLTEPNSRVYLIYGNRGRNSIIFKEEIEALKNRFLNRLSVYHILSREQGDTDLLFGRINAEKARLFLDKIVPARAIDECFICGPEEMINDVKDVLAEAGVALEKVHFEMFASAGSAQRAARQAQRPAGEDDKHSQVTVQLEGTKRILEMSYYGDTILDALLETGADAPYSCKNGMCSTCRCRITEGTVEMDVNYSLSDTEVAKGYVLSCQARPTSEKVTVDFDQ; encoded by the coding sequence ATGAGCCGTTTTCATAAAGTCAAAATCAAGAGCATCGTTCGGGAAACCCCGGACTGCGTGAGCGTGTCTCTGGACGTGCCCGCCGACCTGCGCGAGACGTTCAAATTCACCCAAGGCCAGTACCTAACGTTCCGGCGGGAGCACAACGGGGAGGAGTTGCGCCGCTCCTATTCCATTTGTAGCAGCCCCCTGGAAAACGAGTGGCGCGTGGCCATCAAGAAAGTGCCGGAAGGTCGGTTTTCCTCCCTGGCCGTGGAGCAGCTGCGGGTAGGCGAAGAACTGGAAGTAATGCCGCCGATGGGTCATTTCTACACCGAAGTGCACCCAGAGCAGCAGAAACTCTACGTACTATTTGCGGCGGGTTCGGGCATTACCCCGGTCATGTCCATTATCAAAACGGTGCTCTTGACCGAGCCCAACAGCCGGGTGTACCTGATTTATGGCAACCGGGGCCGCAACTCCATCATCTTCAAGGAGGAAATTGAGGCCCTGAAAAACCGCTTCCTGAACCGCCTCAGCGTCTACCACATCCTCAGCCGCGAGCAGGGCGACACCGACCTGCTGTTCGGCCGCATCAACGCCGAGAAGGCCCGCCTGTTCCTTGACAAAATTGTACCCGCCCGCGCAATTGACGAGTGCTTTATCTGCGGCCCGGAGGAGATGATCAACGATGTGAAGGACGTGCTGGCCGAAGCCGGGGTAGCACTGGAAAAAGTACACTTCGAAATGTTCGCCTCCGCCGGCAGCGCCCAGCGGGCCGCCCGCCAGGCCCAGCGCCCCGCCGGCGAGGACGACAAGCACAGCCAGGTAACCGTGCAGTTGGAAGGTACCAAGCGCATCCTGGAAATGTCGTACTACGGCGACACGATTCTGGATGCCCTGCTCGAAACCGGCGCCGATGCGCCCTATTCCTGCAAAAACGGCATGTGCAGCACCTGTCGCTGCCGTATCACGGAAGGCACCGTAGAAATGGACGTGAACTACTCCCTTTCCGACACCGAAGTAGCGAAAGGCTACGTCCTTTCCTGCCAGGCCCGCCCCACCTCCGAAAAGGTTACGGTGGATTTCGACCAATAG
- a CDS encoding TetR/AcrR family transcriptional regulator: MITTRKTNKRQLILEEAAKLFKQKGFGGTSMRDLAGEVGIEAASMYNHIKSKDEILELICFRVSSTYISQLAEIEATQAPYVEKIKALICLHIRLMIEDGAAVSVANHDWKYLPEPALKAFKDARKQYEKGFAALIEQGIAAGEFQPVNVSVALFTILSAVRWVELWYRPGRELSAEELEANIVTMLLTGLERK, encoded by the coding sequence ATGATTACGACCCGCAAAACCAATAAGCGCCAGCTAATTCTGGAAGAAGCCGCTAAACTGTTCAAACAGAAAGGCTTCGGCGGCACTTCCATGCGCGACCTGGCCGGCGAAGTCGGCATTGAAGCGGCCAGCATGTACAACCACATCAAGTCCAAGGACGAGATTCTGGAGCTGATCTGCTTTCGGGTGTCGAGCACTTACATTTCCCAGCTGGCCGAAATTGAGGCCACGCAGGCCCCTTATGTCGAGAAGATTAAGGCGCTGATTTGCCTGCACATCCGCCTCATGATTGAGGACGGAGCGGCCGTATCCGTGGCTAACCACGACTGGAAGTACCTCCCCGAGCCGGCCCTCAAGGCGTTCAAAGACGCCCGCAAGCAGTACGAAAAAGGCTTTGCGGCCCTGATTGAGCAAGGCATTGCCGCCGGCGAGTTTCAGCCCGTCAACGTGTCGGTGGCCTTGTTCACGATTCTCTCGGCCGTGCGCTGGGTGGAACTCTGGTACCGCCCCGGCCGCGAGCTGTCAGCCGAGGAGCTAGAGGCCAATATTGTTACCATGCTCCTAACGGGGCTGGAAAGAAAATAA
- a CDS encoding enoyl-CoA hydratase-related protein produces the protein MNDSLLFSLDGGVATICFNRPQVFNSVNKEVALALQQHLRECQQNPAVRAVLLTGTGKAFCAGQDLAEITGPDSPEVAEIVEKLYNPIVELIRALDKPVVAAVNGVAAGAGANLALACDIVVAKESASFIQAFSKIGLIPDSAGTFFLPRLIGLQRASALMMTGDKVSAPEAVQMGMIYKTFPDESFEQEARALVQKLAAMPTKGLAYTKQLLNVSFSNDLTQQLRYEADFQLRAGSTSDYREGVAAFLEKRQPSFTGQ, from the coding sequence ATGAACGACTCCCTGCTCTTTTCCCTCGATGGCGGCGTTGCCACTATCTGCTTTAACCGGCCCCAGGTTTTCAATAGCGTTAACAAAGAGGTAGCGCTGGCCTTGCAGCAGCACTTGCGCGAATGCCAGCAGAACCCGGCGGTGCGCGCCGTGCTGCTCACGGGCACCGGCAAAGCCTTCTGCGCGGGCCAGGATCTGGCGGAAATCACCGGTCCGGATAGCCCGGAGGTAGCGGAAATTGTGGAGAAGCTTTATAACCCGATTGTGGAGCTGATTCGGGCCCTGGATAAGCCGGTAGTGGCGGCCGTGAATGGCGTAGCGGCCGGGGCGGGCGCCAACCTGGCCCTGGCCTGCGACATTGTGGTGGCCAAGGAATCGGCTTCGTTTATTCAGGCGTTCAGCAAGATTGGCTTGATTCCAGACAGCGCCGGCACCTTTTTCCTGCCCCGCCTCATCGGGCTGCAGCGGGCATCTGCGCTAATGATGACCGGCGACAAGGTTTCGGCGCCGGAAGCAGTGCAGATGGGTATGATTTACAAAACCTTCCCCGACGAGTCGTTTGAGCAGGAAGCGCGGGCGCTGGTGCAGAAGCTGGCCGCCATGCCCACCAAAGGCCTGGCCTACACCAAGCAGCTCCTGAACGTGTCGTTCAGCAACGACCTAACCCAGCAATTGCGCTACGAAGCCGACTTCCAACTCCGGGCCGGCAGCACCTCTGACTACCGCGAAGGGGTAGCCGCCTTCCTGGAAAAACGTCAACCTAGCTTCACGGGCCAATGA
- a CDS encoding acyltransferase, whose protein sequence is MIYSFNGIVPVVHESAYVHPQAAVTGNVIIGRNVYIGPGAAIRGDWGQIIIEDNCNVQENCTVHMFPGTTTWLKEMAHIGHGAIIHGATVGRNVLVGMNAVLMDRVEIGDESIIGALSFIKADEVIPPRSLVVGNPHKIIRQVSDDMLAWKTEGTRIYMQLPADLHATLQPCEPLREVPADRAVQQASYQTWAERKADG, encoded by the coding sequence ATGATCTACTCGTTCAACGGCATTGTTCCGGTAGTGCACGAGTCGGCGTATGTGCACCCGCAGGCCGCCGTGACAGGCAACGTCATCATCGGCCGCAATGTGTACATCGGGCCCGGCGCGGCCATTCGCGGCGACTGGGGCCAAATCATCATCGAGGATAACTGCAACGTGCAGGAAAATTGCACCGTGCACATGTTTCCCGGCACTACCACCTGGCTCAAGGAAATGGCCCACATCGGCCACGGCGCCATTATTCACGGCGCCACGGTGGGCCGCAACGTGCTGGTGGGCATGAACGCCGTGCTCATGGACCGGGTGGAAATCGGCGACGAAAGCATCATCGGGGCCCTGAGCTTTATCAAGGCCGATGAAGTTATTCCGCCGCGCAGCCTGGTAGTCGGCAACCCGCACAAGATCATCCGGCAAGTAAGCGACGACATGCTGGCCTGGAAAACCGAAGGCACCCGTATCTACATGCAGCTTCCCGCCGACTTGCACGCCACCCTGCAGCCCTGCGAACCCCTGCGCGAAGTCCCCGCCGACCGCGCGGTGCAGCAAGCCAGCTACCAGACCTGGGCCGAACGCAAAGCGGACGGGTAG
- a CDS encoding Imm50 family immunity protein, producing MSKTESPAISRIVNAEIVREHFGYWPDFHDAEITKVTFEAHPGYRTSITFVIAAFEITNEVDKSGHYKLTKHCDIEIQLTGIQEMTFGYFSQQNVIFELTFEEVGSNIECTFDSSAGLDASIVAEEVLVLSLTPTQQ from the coding sequence ATGAGCAAAACAGAAAGTCCAGCCATCAGCCGGATAGTCAATGCTGAAATCGTGCGTGAGCACTTTGGCTACTGGCCCGACTTTCATGACGCTGAAATCACTAAGGTGACCTTTGAAGCTCATCCTGGTTATCGGACCTCAATAACGTTTGTAATTGCTGCTTTCGAGATAACTAACGAAGTGGATAAAAGTGGCCACTACAAACTCACAAAGCATTGTGATATAGAAATTCAACTTACTGGCATACAAGAAATGACCTTCGGCTACTTCAGCCAGCAAAACGTCATTTTTGAACTCACATTCGAAGAAGTTGGAAGCAACATCGAATGCACGTTCGATTCCTCTGCTGGATTAGATGCATCTATCGTCGCTGAGGAAGTACTGGTACTGAGCTTAACCCCAACGCAGCAGTAA
- the paaC gene encoding 1,2-phenylacetyl-CoA epoxidase subunit PaaC, translated as MTDSPMPAPTPTAASPETQTQLFAYVLQLADTSLILAHRLSEWCGHGPILEQDLAMANIALDLLGEARSYYQYAAELEGKGRTEDDLAYLRSAVEYRNPLLVEQPNGDFASTIVRQFIYDCFHYHLLLQLKSGPDAQLAAIAEKSVKEAAYHIKWSSEWVIRLGDGTEESRRRVEKAISNLWRYAGELTTPSATEKALQAAGLLPDYAPIQQQIDTHVTRVFEEATLPVPQGVFMQKGGKDGRHSEHLGYLLAELQYLQRTYPGLQW; from the coding sequence ATGACGGACTCTCCGATGCCCGCGCCAACCCCGACTGCTGCTTCCCCCGAAACCCAAACCCAGCTGTTTGCCTACGTGCTGCAGCTAGCCGATACCAGCCTGATTCTGGCTCACCGCCTTTCCGAGTGGTGCGGGCACGGCCCCATTCTGGAGCAGGACCTGGCCATGGCCAACATTGCCCTGGACTTGCTGGGCGAGGCCCGCAGTTACTACCAATACGCCGCCGAGCTGGAAGGCAAGGGCCGCACCGAGGACGATTTGGCCTACCTGCGCAGCGCCGTGGAGTACCGCAACCCCTTGCTGGTGGAGCAACCCAACGGGGATTTCGCCAGCACCATCGTACGGCAGTTCATCTACGACTGCTTCCACTACCACTTGCTACTTCAGCTGAAATCGGGGCCGGACGCGCAACTGGCGGCCATTGCCGAGAAGTCGGTGAAGGAAGCCGCCTACCATATCAAGTGGAGCTCGGAGTGGGTGATTCGTCTGGGTGACGGCACCGAGGAAAGCCGCCGCCGGGTGGAAAAAGCTATTAGCAACCTCTGGCGCTACGCCGGGGAGCTGACGACTCCTTCAGCCACCGAAAAAGCCCTGCAAGCCGCCGGCCTCCTACCCGACTACGCCCCCATCCAGCAGCAGATAGACACCCACGTAACTCGCGTGTTCGAGGAAGCTACTTTGCCGGTACCCCAAGGCGTGTTCATGCAGAAAGGCGGCAAAGATGGCCGCCACTCCGAGCACCTGGGCTACCTGCTGGCCGAGCTGCAGTACCTACAGCGCACTTACCCCGGCCTGCAGTGGTAG
- the pcaF gene encoding 3-oxoadipyl-CoA thiolase, which yields MTQAYIIDGIRTPIGNFGGTLAAVRPDDLAALVIQELLKRNSSVDPAAIADVILGCANQAGEDNRNVARMALLLAGLPTSVPGETVNRLCASGLSASIAAARAIQSGDGNLFVSGGVESMTRAPYVMSKPSKAFGTDSQMYDSSFGWRFVNAKLEELYGTDAMGETAENLVDQYHISRQDQDQFAYESHQRAGRARDSGRFAEEIVPVPIPQRKGEPVLFAQDEFIKSNTTLEGLAQLRPAFRKNGSVTAGNSSGLNDGAAALLLASEEGIKQHNLTPRARIVSMGVAGVEPRTMGIGPVPASQQALKKAGLTLDQIDLIEFNEAFAAQTLACVRGLGLEGSDPRINPNGGAIALGHPLGMSGARILNTAALELHKQNKRYALVTMCVGVGQGYAAIIEKV from the coding sequence ATGACCCAAGCCTATATTATTGACGGTATCCGGACTCCCATCGGCAATTTCGGCGGCACCCTGGCCGCCGTCCGGCCCGATGACTTGGCGGCGCTCGTCATACAAGAACTCCTGAAACGCAATTCCTCGGTTGATCCGGCCGCTATTGCCGATGTCATTCTGGGGTGCGCCAACCAAGCCGGCGAAGACAACCGCAACGTGGCCCGCATGGCCCTGCTGCTGGCGGGCCTACCAACCTCCGTGCCCGGCGAAACCGTGAACCGCCTGTGCGCCTCGGGCCTCTCAGCCAGCATTGCCGCCGCCCGCGCCATCCAGAGCGGCGACGGGAACTTGTTCGTTTCGGGTGGGGTCGAGAGCATGACCCGCGCGCCCTACGTCATGTCGAAGCCGAGTAAAGCGTTCGGTACCGACTCTCAAATGTACGATTCCAGCTTCGGCTGGCGCTTTGTGAATGCCAAGCTGGAAGAACTCTACGGCACCGACGCCATGGGTGAAACGGCCGAAAACCTGGTAGACCAGTACCACATCAGCCGCCAGGACCAAGACCAGTTTGCGTACGAGTCGCACCAGCGCGCCGGCCGGGCCCGCGACTCCGGCCGCTTCGCCGAGGAAATCGTGCCCGTGCCCATTCCCCAGCGTAAGGGCGAGCCGGTGCTGTTTGCTCAGGACGAGTTTATTAAGTCAAACACTACCCTGGAGGGGCTGGCCCAACTCCGGCCGGCCTTTCGCAAGAACGGCTCCGTAACGGCTGGCAACTCCTCGGGCCTGAATGACGGGGCGGCGGCCTTGTTGCTGGCTTCGGAAGAAGGAATCAAGCAGCATAACCTCACGCCCCGGGCCCGTATCGTGAGCATGGGGGTAGCGGGCGTGGAGCCGCGCACCATGGGCATTGGGCCGGTACCGGCCTCGCAGCAGGCCCTGAAAAAGGCGGGCCTCACCCTCGACCAAATCGACCTGATTGAGTTCAACGAGGCCTTTGCGGCCCAAACCCTGGCCTGCGTGCGGGGCCTGGGGCTGGAAGGCTCCGACCCGCGCATTAACCCCAACGGTGGCGCCATTGCCCTGGGCCACCCGCTGGGCATGAGTGGGGCCCGCATCCTGAACACGGCCGCCCTGGAGCTGCACAAGCAGAACAAGCGCTACGCCCTCGTAACCATGTGCGTGGGCGTGGGGCAGGGCTACGCGGCCATCATCGAAAAGGTATGA